The proteins below come from a single Nocardiopsis gilva YIM 90087 genomic window:
- a CDS encoding ABC transporter family substrate-binding protein, with amino-acid sequence MGTVLKRKSVTGLAAVLTAAAMVATACTGGNGGDGAVRGWEDCSEKPNTCNSGERAEGGEITWMVNSVPGAWSAISPEGGSVYTVQMLSGVLPYVGQWAPDGETYEYNMDLLAEEPELLSEDPFSFQFKLRPEAVWDDGTPITADDFEVTWKMATSPGEGHCDGCTSRSPEKYDNVEKVEGTDDGKTVTVTLKEGKADAEWFGFLDVHGISGGLHPAHLAEEQGLDVDDPKDLGEYFEWLHGTRPDYSGGPYKIVEGDLENQVIKEPNENYYGETKPTLDKVIVRFIQDESTWVPALTNGEIDGGNPAQYNADIIEQIKGMGTTYFDIGPGPSWEHIDLNTENKWLKDVELRRAIFTAIDVNEIAERNFGAGFPDFKVKTNHIFSADSPYHKDVISETGQGSGDVEAAEKILTDAGYELDGDTLTKDGEKVGPFRLRATDTVTRSTSMQIIQSQLSDIGVTTNIEVTDDLGAMLGGQDYDIAQFGWSGDPFFTSSPAQYWHSESGSNFGNYSNEKVDELAEKVQTATTLDEAAEYANQAAALVVQDAYVLPILHEPNYAFVNEGFTNIRDNRQSSNRALYNIGAWGQVAE; translated from the coding sequence ATGGGAACCGTGCTCAAGCGAAAATCGGTGACCGGACTTGCCGCGGTGCTGACCGCCGCGGCGATGGTGGCCACCGCATGTACCGGCGGCAATGGCGGCGACGGTGCGGTCCGCGGGTGGGAGGACTGCTCGGAGAAACCGAACACGTGTAACAGTGGTGAGCGCGCCGAGGGAGGCGAGATCACCTGGATGGTGAATTCGGTTCCCGGTGCTTGGAGCGCGATATCACCCGAGGGCGGCAGCGTCTACACCGTGCAGATGCTCTCCGGTGTGCTGCCCTATGTCGGGCAGTGGGCGCCCGACGGCGAGACGTACGAATACAACATGGACCTGCTCGCCGAGGAACCGGAACTCTTGAGCGAGGACCCCTTCAGCTTCCAGTTCAAGCTCCGCCCCGAAGCGGTGTGGGACGACGGCACCCCCATCACCGCCGACGACTTCGAGGTCACCTGGAAGATGGCGACCAGTCCCGGTGAGGGCCACTGCGACGGCTGCACCTCGCGCTCGCCCGAGAAGTACGACAACGTCGAGAAGGTCGAGGGCACCGACGACGGCAAGACGGTCACGGTCACCCTGAAGGAGGGCAAGGCCGACGCCGAGTGGTTCGGTTTCCTCGACGTCCACGGCATCTCCGGCGGCCTGCACCCCGCGCACCTCGCCGAGGAGCAGGGTCTCGACGTCGACGACCCCAAGGACCTCGGGGAGTACTTCGAGTGGCTGCACGGTACGCGGCCCGACTACTCCGGCGGCCCCTACAAGATCGTCGAGGGCGACCTGGAGAACCAGGTCATCAAGGAGCCCAACGAGAACTACTACGGCGAGACCAAGCCGACACTCGACAAGGTCATCGTCCGCTTCATCCAGGACGAGAGCACCTGGGTCCCCGCCCTGACCAACGGGGAGATCGACGGCGGCAACCCGGCCCAGTACAACGCCGACATCATCGAGCAGATCAAGGGCATGGGCACGACCTACTTCGACATCGGCCCGGGGCCGAGCTGGGAGCACATCGACCTCAACACCGAGAACAAGTGGCTGAAGGACGTCGAGCTGCGCCGCGCCATCTTCACGGCCATCGACGTCAACGAGATCGCCGAGCGGAACTTCGGCGCCGGTTTCCCCGACTTCAAGGTCAAGACCAACCACATCTTCAGCGCGGACAGCCCGTATCACAAGGACGTCATCTCCGAGACCGGGCAGGGCAGCGGCGACGTCGAGGCGGCCGAGAAGATCCTCACCGACGCCGGGTACGAGCTCGACGGCGACACACTCACCAAGGACGGCGAGAAGGTCGGGCCGTTCCGACTGCGCGCGACCGACACGGTCACCCGCAGCACCTCCATGCAGATCATCCAGTCCCAGCTGTCCGACATCGGCGTCACGACCAACATCGAGGTGACCGACGACCTCGGCGCCATGCTCGGCGGCCAGGACTACGACATCGCGCAGTTCGGGTGGAGCGGTGACCCCTTCTTCACCTCCAGCCCGGCGCAGTACTGGCACAGTGAGAGCGGCAGCAACTTCGGCAACTACTCCAACGAGAAGGTCGACGAGCTCGCGGAGAAGGTGCAGACCGCGACCACCCTGGACGAGGCCGCCGAGTACGCCAACCAGGCCGCCGCGCTCGTCGTCCAGGACGCCTACGTGCTGCCCATCCTGCACGAGCCGAACTACGCCTTCGTCAACGAGGGATTCACCAACATCCGCGACAACCGGCAGTCCAGCAACCGCGCCCTGTACAACATCGGGGCCTGGGGGCAGGTGGCCGAGTAG
- a CDS encoding ABC transporter permease encodes MLVYTVRRLLGTIPVLLAASLLSFLLIDVSGDPLADLLIQQPPPAPEVIEMERERLYLDRSMPERYVLWLTGIGGNGDIGLLQGKFGPSVQGPHYDIGEHIAERLATTARLVTVAVLLALGLAVLSGVISAMRQYSKIDYTLTFIGFLALAMPTFWLAALVKEAGVWANQQAGVRLFATIGASSPDTRDFTPLEHLSDAAAHLVLPTLALMLTGYAAWSRYQRTSMLEVLNSDYVRLARAKGLTNRVVMRRHALRTALIPLTTVAAVTIAGIIDGVVLTETVFQWRGLGDFFVQAIKHSDSYALMGWLMLSGVIVITANLVADLLYAVLDPRIRYE; translated from the coding sequence ATGCTCGTCTACACCGTGCGGCGGCTCCTGGGCACGATCCCCGTCCTCCTCGCGGCCTCCCTTCTGTCCTTCCTGCTCATCGACGTATCCGGAGATCCCCTGGCCGACCTGCTCATCCAGCAGCCCCCGCCCGCGCCCGAGGTGATCGAGATGGAGCGGGAACGCCTCTACCTCGACCGCAGCATGCCCGAGCGCTACGTTCTGTGGCTGACCGGCATCGGCGGCAACGGCGACATCGGCCTGCTGCAGGGCAAGTTCGGACCGTCCGTGCAGGGCCCGCACTACGACATCGGCGAGCACATCGCGGAGCGGCTCGCCACCACGGCGCGCCTGGTCACCGTGGCGGTGCTGCTGGCCCTCGGGCTGGCCGTCCTCTCGGGCGTCATCAGCGCGATGCGCCAGTACTCCAAGATCGACTACACCCTCACCTTCATCGGCTTCCTCGCGCTCGCCATGCCGACCTTCTGGCTGGCCGCACTGGTCAAGGAGGCCGGGGTGTGGGCCAACCAGCAGGCCGGCGTACGGCTCTTCGCCACCATCGGCGCCTCGTCGCCCGACACCCGCGACTTCACGCCCCTCGAACACCTGAGTGACGCCGCCGCGCACCTCGTGCTGCCGACCCTCGCCCTGATGCTGACGGGCTACGCGGCCTGGAGCCGCTACCAGCGCACCTCCATGCTGGAGGTGCTCAACAGCGACTACGTGCGACTCGCGCGCGCCAAGGGCCTGACCAACCGGGTGGTGATGCGCCGCCACGCGCTGCGCACCGCGCTCATTCCGCTGACCACCGTGGCGGCGGTGACCATCGCCGGGATCATCGACGGGGTCGTCCTCACCGAGACCGTCTTCCAATGGCGCGGCCTGGGCGACTTCTTCGTCCAGGCGATCAAGCACAGCGACTCCTATGCCCTGATGGGGTGGCTGATGCTGAGCGGCGTCATCGTCATCACCGCCAACCTCGTCGCCGACCTCCTCTACGCCGTTCTCGACCCGAGGATCCGCTATGAGTGA
- a CDS encoding ABC transporter permease: MSDTEGRGAGRSTGPDARGPAPGPDVETGTPAGGRDAEADPVATPHQRSQTRVIVARFRRHRPAVISLVLLIATAAFAFLGPYVWEWDHLVHREVPGNQPPSLAHPFGTTNAGHDVLGQLMRGTQQTLKVALTVSLLATAVGSVWGAVAGYLRGWPDAIMMRVVDVMLVVPLLVVVSAIGGNFRGGTTWYAVALIIAAFSWTTISRVVRGVVLSLREQEFVEAARAAGASGARIVFRHLLPNAAGPIIVAATLLIAVAILLEASMSFLGFGIQSPDISLGLMVDNARTAAFTRPWLFYPPGLIIVLICLTINFIGDGLRDALDPRQTMVRR, from the coding sequence ATGAGTGACACCGAAGGCCGCGGGGCGGGCCGCTCGACCGGCCCCGACGCGAGGGGTCCGGCGCCGGGGCCGGACGTAGAAACGGGAACGCCGGCCGGGGGACGGGACGCCGAGGCGGATCCGGTGGCCACGCCGCACCAGCGCAGCCAGACGCGGGTCATCGTGGCGCGCTTCCGGCGCCACCGCCCGGCCGTGATCAGCCTCGTTCTCCTCATCGCCACCGCCGCGTTCGCGTTCCTCGGCCCCTATGTGTGGGAGTGGGACCACCTGGTGCACCGGGAGGTCCCGGGCAACCAGCCGCCCAGCCTGGCCCACCCCTTCGGGACGACCAACGCCGGGCACGACGTCCTCGGCCAGCTGATGCGCGGGACCCAGCAGACCCTGAAGGTGGCGCTGACCGTGTCGCTGCTCGCGACCGCCGTCGGATCGGTGTGGGGCGCAGTGGCCGGCTACCTGCGCGGCTGGCCCGACGCCATCATGATGCGCGTCGTCGACGTGATGCTGGTGGTGCCCCTGCTGGTCGTCGTCTCCGCGATCGGCGGCAACTTCCGGGGCGGCACGACCTGGTACGCGGTCGCGCTGATCATCGCCGCGTTCTCCTGGACCACGATCTCGCGGGTGGTCCGCGGGGTGGTGCTGTCCCTGCGCGAGCAGGAGTTCGTGGAGGCGGCACGGGCGGCGGGCGCCTCGGGTGCGCGGATCGTGTTCCGGCACCTGCTGCCGAACGCCGCGGGCCCGATCATCGTGGCGGCGACGCTGCTCATCGCGGTGGCGATCCTGTTGGAGGCGTCGATGTCGTTCCTAGGGTTCGGCATCCAGTCCCCGGACATCTCGCTCGGACTGATGGTCGACAACGCACGGACCGCCGCGTTCACGCGGCCGTGGCTCTTCTATCCGCCAGGCCTGATCATCGTGCTGATCTGCCTGACGATCAACTTCATCGGCGACGGACTCCGGGACGCTCTCGACCCCCGGCAGACGATGGTGCGGAGATGA
- a CDS encoding ABC transporter ATP-binding protein, translating to MTTMDTHVLGGGATAERETVLEVEDLTVGFPTDDGLVRAVRGVSYRLRRGEALGIVGESGSGKSVTSLAIMGLLPKTAQVAGSARVLGREMVGLDDERISRVRGNNIAMIFQDPLTSLNPVYTVGRQIAEAVRAHHGVTERQARSRAVELLDIVGIPFPEQRVRAYPHELSGGMRQRVVIAIAMANDPDVIIADEPTTALDVTVQAQVLEALETARKRTGAALVLITHDLGVIAGHVDRVAVMYAGRMVETGGVDDVFHAPRMPYTLGLLGAVPRMDESRHERLASILGTPPSMLDLPSGCTFAPRCPMAEEVCRREEPLLAVPESTRGAGSPDRGTDVGGDPGVHAAACHFRDRLGETRPEELFQPTALDAESAEAVRAVEAAAAKDAAAAEAAPRTPAGRGTATGPGEPLLVADELVKHFPVRSKGILRRGIGEIHAVCGVSLELRAEETLALVGESGCGKSTTARLLLRLLSATGGDVRYRDRRLTGLTGAAMRPLRRDLQIVFQDPFASLDPRMTVFEIIAEPLRIHRLFGDDGGDRVRDLLRTVGLNPEHGSRYPHEFSGGQRQRIGVARALALRPKVLILDEPVSALDVSIQAGVINLLEDLQAEFGLSYLFVSHDLSVVRHIADRVAVMYLGKIVETGTTDQLFRGAAHPYTQALISAIPLPDPRKERTRRRILVTGDVPSPSAPPSGCRFRTRCPKFAAELSETERIRCVEEVPELVDHGQGHASACHYAQARTLV from the coding sequence ATGACGACGATGGACACGCACGTCCTGGGCGGGGGCGCGACGGCGGAGCGCGAGACCGTGCTGGAGGTTGAGGACCTGACCGTCGGTTTTCCCACCGACGACGGCCTGGTGCGGGCCGTGCGCGGGGTCTCCTACCGGCTGCGGCGGGGGGAGGCGCTGGGCATCGTGGGCGAGTCCGGCTCGGGCAAGTCGGTGACGTCCCTGGCGATCATGGGCCTGCTGCCCAAGACGGCCCAGGTGGCCGGATCCGCGCGGGTACTGGGCCGGGAGATGGTCGGGCTCGACGACGAGCGGATCAGCAGGGTGCGCGGGAACAACATCGCGATGATCTTCCAGGACCCGCTCACCTCGCTCAACCCGGTGTACACGGTGGGTCGGCAGATCGCCGAGGCGGTCCGGGCGCACCACGGTGTCACCGAGCGGCAGGCCCGTTCGCGGGCGGTGGAGCTGCTGGACATCGTCGGCATCCCGTTCCCCGAACAGCGGGTGCGAGCGTACCCGCACGAGCTGTCGGGCGGCATGCGGCAGCGGGTGGTGATCGCGATCGCGATGGCCAATGACCCGGATGTGATCATCGCCGACGAGCCGACCACCGCGCTCGATGTGACCGTGCAGGCCCAGGTGCTGGAGGCGCTGGAGACCGCGCGAAAGCGGACCGGCGCGGCGCTGGTGCTCATCACCCACGACCTCGGCGTGATCGCCGGGCACGTCGACCGGGTCGCGGTGATGTACGCGGGGCGGATGGTGGAGACCGGCGGCGTGGACGATGTCTTCCACGCCCCGCGCATGCCCTACACACTGGGGCTGCTCGGCGCCGTGCCGAGGATGGACGAGTCCCGGCACGAGCGGCTCGCCTCCATCCTGGGCACGCCCCCGTCGATGCTGGACCTGCCTTCGGGGTGCACGTTCGCTCCCCGCTGTCCGATGGCCGAGGAGGTGTGCCGGCGCGAGGAGCCGCTGTTGGCGGTGCCGGAGTCCACCAGGGGCGCCGGAAGTCCGGACCGCGGCACGGACGTCGGCGGGGACCCGGGGGTGCACGCAGCGGCGTGCCACTTCCGCGACCGGTTGGGGGAGACGCGGCCGGAGGAGCTGTTCCAGCCGACGGCACTCGACGCCGAGAGCGCGGAGGCGGTCCGGGCGGTGGAGGCGGCAGCGGCGAAGGACGCGGCCGCAGCAGAGGCCGCCCCGCGGACCCCCGCCGGTCGCGGCACCGCGACCGGCCCGGGAGAACCCCTGCTCGTCGCCGACGAGCTCGTCAAGCACTTCCCGGTCCGCTCGAAGGGCATCCTCCGGCGCGGCATCGGGGAGATCCACGCCGTCTGCGGCGTCTCCCTCGAACTGCGGGCGGAGGAGACCCTGGCGCTGGTGGGGGAGTCCGGCTGCGGAAAGTCGACCACCGCCCGCCTGCTGCTGCGGCTGCTCTCGGCGACAGGCGGCGACGTGCGCTACCGGGACCGGCGGCTGACCGGCCTCACGGGTGCGGCGATGCGCCCGCTGCGGCGGGACCTGCAGATCGTGTTCCAGGACCCCTTCGCGTCGCTCGACCCGCGCATGACCGTCTTCGAGATCATCGCCGAGCCGCTGCGCATCCACCGCCTGTTCGGCGACGACGGCGGCGACCGGGTGCGCGACCTGCTCCGCACGGTCGGCCTCAACCCGGAGCACGGGTCGCGCTACCCGCACGAGTTCTCCGGCGGACAGCGGCAGCGGATCGGCGTCGCGCGGGCGCTGGCGCTGCGCCCGAAGGTGCTCATCCTCGATGAGCCGGTCTCGGCGCTCGACGTGTCGATCCAGGCCGGGGTGATCAACCTGCTGGAGGACCTGCAGGCGGAGTTCGGGCTGTCGTACCTGTTCGTCTCGCACGACCTGTCGGTGGTGCGGCACATCGCCGACCGGGTGGCGGTGATGTACCTGGGCAAGATCGTCGAAACGGGGACCACCGACCAGCTCTTCAGGGGCGCGGCACACCCCTACACCCAGGCGCTGATCTCCGCGATCCCACTGCCCGACCCGCGCAAGGAGCGAACGCGCCGACGCATCCTGGTGACGGGCGACGTCCCGAGCCCGTCGGCGCCGCCGTCCGGCTGCCGGTTCCGGACGCGCTGCCCCAAGTTCGCCGCGGAGCTGTCGGAGACGGAGCGGATCCGCTGTGTCGAGGAGGTCCCCGAGCTCGTCGACCATGGCCAGGGGCACGCCTCCGCCTGCCACTACGCCCAGGCGCGCACCCTGGTCTGA
- a CDS encoding MerR family transcriptional regulator translates to MFSIGDFARHGRVSVRMLRHYDAMGLLRPARTDRATGYRYYDAAQLARLNRLIALKDLGFTLDQVRTVLDGRVSAEELRGMLKLRRAELQARIDADAARLAGVEARLHTIEEEGHMPTDDVVLKRIPTVRVAELTGTAAGFEPAAIGPVIGPLYDDLCERLTRAGLTPTGPAIAYYEDAAEGDGAVVVHACIPVNVEPAEGHDFNVVDLPEIVQAATIVHRGSMDNVVSTTQSLARWIEANGYHSNGYHREYYLETPGDQEKWVSELQEPVARD, encoded by the coding sequence ATGTTCAGTATCGGAGACTTCGCCCGGCACGGCCGCGTCTCGGTCCGCATGCTGCGTCATTACGACGCGATGGGGCTGCTGCGGCCGGCGCGGACCGACCGAGCCACCGGCTACCGCTACTACGACGCCGCGCAGCTCGCCCGGCTCAACCGCCTGATCGCGCTCAAGGATCTGGGATTCACGCTTGATCAGGTGCGCACCGTCCTCGACGGGCGGGTGAGCGCGGAGGAGCTGCGCGGGATGTTGAAGCTGCGGCGGGCCGAGTTGCAGGCGCGCATCGACGCGGACGCCGCCCGGCTGGCCGGTGTCGAGGCGCGGCTCCACACGATCGAAGAGGAGGGGCATATGCCCACCGACGACGTTGTTCTGAAGCGGATCCCGACGGTTCGCGTCGCCGAGTTGACCGGCACCGCGGCCGGCTTCGAGCCCGCGGCGATCGGGCCGGTCATCGGCCCGCTCTACGATGACCTCTGCGAGCGCCTGACCCGCGCCGGACTGACACCCACGGGGCCCGCCATCGCCTACTACGAGGACGCGGCGGAGGGCGACGGCGCGGTCGTCGTACACGCCTGCATTCCGGTCAACGTCGAACCCGCTGAAGGCCACGACTTCAACGTCGTGGACCTGCCCGAAATCGTGCAGGCGGCGACGATCGTGCATCGCGGTTCCATGGATAACGTCGTGTCCACAACTCAGTCCCTGGCCCGCTGGATCGAGGCCAACGGGTACCACTCGAACGGCTACCACCGCGAGTACTACCTGGAGACCCCGGGTGACCAGGAGAAATGGGTGAGCGAGCTGCAGGAGCCGGTGGCCCGCGACTGA
- a CDS encoding SAM-dependent methyltransferase, with the protein MSTTDGMASGKDRKYLPDFGLSSASTSRVYDALLGGKDNFEVDRNAADVFEAYLPKSRETAWLNRNALIRGVQYMARVAGVDQFLDIGCGLPTMKNTHDAAQEIIPDAHVVYVDNDPMVLSHGRALLADNKTTTVITADLRDPKYILGHPGVSAFLDFDRPIGLIVVGMMMQLHDSDGPNEILAELMSPTCPGSHLFITTWPDTGHPAQHALSRACLETLGNGWIRPLDEVYDHFLGMELVPPGLEYLSRWYPEDPDGPDVMPFEEFEPYHWTMMAGIARKSPD; encoded by the coding sequence ATGAGCACTACCGATGGGATGGCTTCCGGAAAAGACCGGAAGTATCTTCCCGACTTCGGGCTGTCCTCTGCCTCAACGTCTCGTGTCTATGACGCGCTTCTCGGGGGCAAAGACAACTTCGAGGTCGATCGGAACGCCGCCGACGTCTTCGAGGCCTATCTCCCGAAATCCCGCGAGACCGCGTGGCTGAACAGGAATGCGCTGATTCGCGGTGTGCAGTACATGGCGCGCGTGGCCGGCGTCGACCAGTTCCTGGATATCGGCTGCGGCCTGCCCACGATGAAGAACACGCACGACGCCGCCCAGGAGATCATCCCGGACGCCCATGTGGTGTACGTCGACAATGACCCGATGGTGCTGTCGCATGGCCGCGCCCTTCTCGCGGACAACAAGACGACCACGGTCATCACCGCCGACCTGCGCGATCCCAAGTACATCCTGGGACACCCCGGCGTCAGTGCGTTCCTCGACTTCGACCGGCCCATCGGACTGATCGTGGTCGGGATGATGATGCAGCTACACGATTCGGACGGGCCGAACGAGATCCTGGCCGAGTTGATGAGCCCGACGTGCCCGGGCAGCCATCTGTTCATCACCACCTGGCCGGACACCGGGCACCCCGCCCAGCACGCGCTGTCGCGCGCCTGCCTGGAGACGCTCGGCAACGGGTGGATCCGCCCGCTGGACGAGGTGTACGACCACTTCCTCGGGATGGAACTGGTCCCGCCGGGCCTGGAGTACCTCTCGCGGTGGTACCCCGAGGATCCCGACGGCCCCGACGTCATGCCGTTCGAGGAGTTCGAGCCCTACCACTGGACGATGATGGCGGGCATCGCGCGCAAGTCACCCGACTGA
- a CDS encoding SAM-dependent methyltransferase has protein sequence MSTTDGAASGKDRKYLPDFGLSSASAARVYDALLGGKDNFEADRNAAEVIEAHLPHSREAAALNRAALIRGVQYMARVAGVDQFLDIGCGLPTMKNTHDAAQEIIPGARVMYVDNDPMVLSHGRALLADNRTTTVITADLRDPKYILGHPRVSAFLDFDRPIGLLVVGMMMHLHDSEKPNEILAELMRPMCPGSHLFITTWPDTGHPAQHALSRACLETLGTGWLRSLDEVYDHFFGMELVPPGLEYLSRWYPEDPDGPDVMPFEEFEPYHWPLMAGIARKSSGAFD, from the coding sequence ATGAGCACTACCGATGGGGCGGCATCCGGTAAAGACCGGAAGTATCTTCCCGACTTCGGGCTGTCCTCTGCCTCAGCGGCTCGTGTCTACGACGCGCTTCTCGGGGGCAAAGACAACTTCGAGGCCGATCGGAACGCCGCCGAGGTTATTGAAGCCCATCTGCCGCATTCCCGCGAGGCCGCGGCGCTGAATCGGGCAGCGCTGATTCGCGGTGTGCAGTACATGGCGCGCGTCGCGGGAGTCGACCAGTTCCTGGACATCGGCTGCGGCCTGCCCACGATGAAGAACACGCACGACGCGGCCCAGGAGATCATTCCTGGTGCCCGGGTCATGTACGTCGACAATGACCCCATGGTGCTGTCGCATGGCCGCGCCCTTCTCGCGGACAACAGGACGACCACTGTCATCACGGCTGACCTGCGCGATCCCAAGTACATCCTGGGACACCCCCGCGTCAGTGCGTTCCTCGACTTCGACCGCCCGATCGGGCTCCTCGTCGTCGGAATGATGATGCACCTGCACGACTCGGAAAAGCCGAACGAGATCCTGGCCGAGTTGATGCGCCCGATGTGCCCGGGCAGCCATCTGTTCATCACCACCTGGCCGGACACCGGGCACCCCGCCCAGCACGCGCTGTCGCGCGCCTGCCTGGAGACGCTCGGCACCGGGTGGCTGCGCTCGCTGGACGAGGTGTACGACCACTTCTTCGGTATGGAGCTGGTCCCGCCGGGGCTGGAGTACCTGTCGCGGTGGTACCCGGAGGACCCCGATGGTCCCGACGTCATGCCGTTCGAGGAGTTCGAGCCCTACCACTGGCCTCTGATGGCGGGCATCGCGCGCAAGTCGTCCGGCGCGTTCGACTGA
- a CDS encoding peptidoglycan recognition protein family protein — protein MVSIISRSAWGARPPRSRSTTTWSRRVEVTVHYSQGPTTQTPRQIQDYHMDSNGWADIGYNFLVDNQGNAYEGRGWLVIGAHAAPRNTEGIGVCFIGRDGDATSAAKRTIRALYDDANHRAGRTLAQKGHRDINPTSCPGDDLYAWVKSGMPVDGEPPPDTPPWPGVYLRYPPITRHSSVTTWQSRMRYRGWRITVDGAYGPKSKNVCVQFQREKRLLVDGIVGPQTWRATWEAPITP, from the coding sequence ATGGTCAGCATTATCAGCCGCTCCGCCTGGGGAGCGCGCCCCCCACGCAGCCGGAGCACCACCACCTGGAGCCGCCGCGTCGAAGTGACGGTGCACTACAGCCAGGGCCCCACCACGCAGACGCCCAGGCAGATCCAGGACTACCACATGGATTCCAACGGCTGGGCCGACATCGGCTACAACTTCCTCGTCGACAATCAGGGCAACGCCTATGAGGGGCGCGGCTGGCTGGTGATCGGCGCCCACGCCGCCCCGCGCAACACCGAGGGCATCGGCGTGTGCTTCATCGGCCGGGACGGCGACGCCACCAGCGCCGCCAAGCGCACCATCCGCGCTCTGTACGACGACGCCAACCACCGTGCCGGGCGCACCCTGGCCCAGAAGGGCCACCGCGATATCAATCCCACGTCGTGCCCGGGCGACGACCTGTACGCGTGGGTCAAGTCCGGGATGCCCGTCGACGGCGAACCGCCCCCGGACACACCGCCCTGGCCCGGGGTGTACCTGCGCTACCCGCCGATCACCCGCCATTCCTCGGTGACGACCTGGCAGTCGAGAATGCGCTACCGCGGCTGGCGCATCACAGTAGACGGAGCCTACGGACCGAAGTCCAAGAACGTCTGCGTCCAGTTCCAGCGCGAGAAGAGGCTCCTTGTCGACGGAATCGTCGGCCCGCAAACCTGGCGCGCTACCTGGGAGGCCCCGATCACCCCGTAG
- a CDS encoding enoyl-CoA hydratase/isomerase family protein: MTDAEPGLRLDIKDAVATITIDHPAKRNAMTARMYTDLPPLLAELRDDAAVRVAVLTGTGDTFCSGADISALDDITGENDLPTAAEEAVAAFPKPVIAAIRGHCYGGACQLAAACDLRIAADDARFAITPAKLGIIYPVSALARLVHLAGPATIKQLVYSADPVDADHALRTGLCDEVVPVERLHDRVDELARTIAGRSQFTVRATKDIIDRISAGTLTDDVIHGWFTEMRTSGDLDEGVAAFLERRAPDFRWNG; this comes from the coding sequence ATGACCGACGCAGAGCCGGGCCTCCGCCTCGACATCAAGGACGCCGTCGCGACGATCACCATCGACCACCCGGCGAAGCGCAACGCGATGACCGCCCGGATGTACACCGACCTCCCGCCGCTGCTCGCCGAGCTGCGCGATGATGCCGCCGTGCGGGTGGCCGTCCTCACCGGCACCGGCGACACCTTCTGCTCCGGCGCCGACATCTCCGCGCTCGACGACATCACCGGCGAGAACGACCTTCCCACGGCCGCCGAAGAGGCGGTGGCGGCCTTTCCCAAGCCGGTCATCGCGGCGATCCGCGGCCACTGCTACGGCGGCGCCTGCCAGCTGGCCGCGGCCTGCGACCTCCGCATCGCCGCCGACGACGCGCGGTTCGCCATCACCCCGGCCAAACTCGGGATCATCTATCCGGTCAGCGCCCTGGCCCGGCTGGTCCACCTCGCCGGACCGGCCACGATCAAGCAGCTGGTCTACTCTGCCGACCCGGTCGACGCGGACCACGCCCTGCGCACCGGGCTGTGCGACGAGGTGGTGCCGGTCGAGCGGCTCCACGACCGCGTCGACGAGCTCGCCCGCACCATCGCGGGGCGATCGCAGTTCACGGTGCGCGCCACCAAGGACATCATCGACCGGATCAGCGCGGGCACCCTGACCGACGACGTCATCCACGGCTGGTTCACCGAGATGCGCACTTCGGGGGATCTCGACGAGGGTGTGGCCGCATTCCTGGAACGACGTGCCCCCGATTTCCGATGGAATGGTTGA